The nucleotide sequence CAAGTTTATCGGTTTAGTTTTTGTTCAATTCGAAACATTATGTCCAGATGTTCGGTCGAGACTGGTCAAAGTCAGCTACGCCGAAAATGCACCTTAATATGAAATCAAGTTGAACATCATAGATATATATTGTTCTCTTAGTTTACGGCTCTTATTCATACAGACTTTAGACGGTTTATAATGAAGGTATATAAACTAGCTTTTTCCGACCGATCCATACTGCAAAAGTGGCACCCAGCGAATACAATACGGCTCATGTCAATCTATTACTCGGGAAGGGTATACttaatgctcatttttttatctgatcttcGAAATAAAAATTACTCAAATAGTAGTCTTTgtttatgtatgtgtatgtattcaaatggccaatgtatgtgtatgtattcaaatgGCCAATGTATGTGAATGTATTCGAATGGCcaatgtatgtgtatgtattcaaatgGCCAATGATTTGTGACCGCAGAATTTTTAATCATACAgatattatttattgtaaaatacaATTCAATGTAGTCAATGGAAAATCACAATTGATCCAATCACATTTAATTCCACCAGCGGATCTATTTTTAGTGGATCCGACTTCAACCTCatgaatacaataaaaaagaCTGGTGTTATTTTCCATCGCTTAATCGcttaaaatgtacataaattacATGTAATTTAGTAACATAACGCAGACCTAGCGGTAGGAACAGAAGAGCACACTGTGCCTGCTGTTTACATGGATATGATCAATTCTTTCCACCGCGTATAAAATACTTCATCAACAGAATCCtatgctgcgcactcgggcaggaacggattattcgagcgcccgcagatgatcatgccctcgataACGCGTGTTATCCCTATAATGCTTTGTCTTTTATGGATTGACAAATTATCCTGAAAATGATGTGACACTTTCCATGTATGATACCGACAACTATATAAAACGAAAAATCACCACATACTCAGTCAGTTTTAAAAGATCATATCAATAAAAAGTTACCCAGTTATTAATGTAGTAAAATATCCTATTTTGTTCTCTTTAGATGTTGACGAAATGATCTTAACACTGGTTGCACGTCCGAAAAGCAAACACATCTCAGCCTACAAGCAAACTATTTTTGCTTCATTCATTTCGGATATCGCTCTTCAAGTGTCATGTTTACAATATGTACTGGACTGCAATGTGTAACTATTATTTCGGATCAAACTGCAATGCTGGGTGTTTACGGTCACCAGCCCGATACATTTAAGTGGCCGCGGTTTTGCACAAATGTGCATGATTTCTTGCAATACTTTTATGCAGCCGGAATATTTTCTACCAATATAGTTCcatgtatgtaattgtttacGTCATGCAAACATTAAGGTAATGTATTGGTGAACGATTTCAATGAAAGTCggttataatcataataatgttttcattcaCAGGAACAAGTAATTATTTAATTTAGCCTACACAAAGGCATTGTCATTGTTAGTTAAATGGATCGACGAGAAAGCATAGTGTTTGTTAATACAGCTGCGGCGATTTTAACCGCAACAATGTTTTACTGGCCTAACTTTGGTTTATTTTTGTTAGGGTTTATTGTTTCTTTTCTGTTATAGATTAAGTGTCCTTACGACAAGAAACTGTCCGAGTAACACCAATTTATTAAGCAGTATGTAAGCGAGCGTTTTTTTATCAGAACAGTCAGATGTTCTTCCGACCTGGCCGAGTTAACATCTCAGTTCGCATTAAAAGGTAATTACAAAAATTATATAACTAACAAAACATTTGGGACTTTTTGCACACATACACCGGCAATCTCCTTCTAGCGACGTAAGAGCATTTTAGTAGAATTCCTAAACATCAGTGGCTCGGGTCGCtaattaagaaatagaaaacctcactcaGGGCCCTATgacagaatagtgaccagccaggcagccccaaaaaGTATATAGACCGAAGCCgaaggcccagttttctcagaacgcgactcaatgtTATACTTGAAAGCAGAGACTTTTGCAGCTGATAAAGTTAGTTCTAAGGTAAGAAAAGACCATTTCACCTCAACGTAATAGAGTACTATTGACATTGTCTCCCTTGATTGTTAACTCCGAGACACATTACTGATTTTAAGATTATTTATAGCCATTCTATTTTACTCCTAAAATGTGTTTTGTAAAGACAAAGTCACCAAGCAGACGCGGCTGCTGTTTATGAACAAAATGTCTCTTATTAATACGACCATCAATGAACATAAGTataattatatgagccgcgttccgAGAAATTTGGGctcagtgcatgtgcgtaaagtgtcgtcccagattagcctgtgcagtcaccacgggctaatcagggacgacagtttccgcttatatgacatttttcgtttaactaAAGTCTCTttatagcaaaaatccaattaaggcggaaagtgtcgtccctgataagcatgtgcggactttaggcacatgcattatgcccagttttctcagaatgcgactcaaagTAATACTGCTTGAACACAGCCAATCTTATTTGACGACGCTTTGCTTAATGGAACTAAGTACCAGCTTTACGAATGCCAAACAAACATTGCATGGAGAACTAACGTATGTAAACATTAGAATGTGTTTAAAATTAATGGTCGTGTAATTCTTCTAAATACAAATAACTCTTGATTATATCCGGAACAGGTAGAATTTGCAGGTGGTGGTAAAACTGTCGCCCAAGATGATGTCGAATCCACTTACGACATAGTTGTTTCAAAGTCTGCGCACCAGTTCCAAAATCGGACCAATGGTAAAACTCTTCCACTGACAACAGCCAATCAGAATACGCGTTACTTTGTAAAATTTCTCTTACGTGAGAATGATCATATCCAGTTAAAATAAAGAATTTTACGACATCAAACATATTATTGTGAAACGCTAAACGAGCTGGGCAGTCGTATGATGTAGAAGTGGCACCGCATTGGAAAGTGTCGACGTGACTGTAGGCTTTTAATAGCAACCTTACCACGTTCACTTTATTATTTTGTATGGCATACCACAGCGGTGTTCTGTTATAGACATCGCACGCGTTTATGTCCGCGCCTCCAAACACCAGCGCATTAATACATTCGGTGTGACCTTTAAAAGACAGGATATGTAACGCAGTCTTTTTAACAGAGTTATTCGGAATATTCACATCACATTTAGCTTCTACCAAGGCCTTCACAACGACATCGAATCCTTCAGATGCCGCCATTAATATAGGTGTTATATTGTCATTATCCCTTACATCCGGGTCCGCCCCAGCGTCCAAGAGCACTTGGAACCCACGAGCTTTGTGGCAGGCGTAATGCAACGCTGTCAAGCCATGTTTGTTTGCGGCATTTATATTACAACCGGCTTGAATCAGACTTCTCATTGCTCCGTAATGACCGTTAATAGCACTTAGCACTATTGGTGTATTACCTTCAGCATCCTTAACATTTACTGAGGCATCGTATTCCAGTAGCAAGTTTACGCACTTTTCAAAGCCGTGTTGTACCGCGATATGAAGCGGATAGCTGTTTAGTCCGCCTTTGTTTTCCGCAGAACACCCGGATGAGAGAAGCAGCCGCACAACTTCCGGTTTGTTGTGTTTGATGGCGGTTGTAAGAGGTGTGTAGTTGGCGTTGCTGACGAAGTTGATTTCCGCTCCAGCGCCTATCAGGCACTGACAACATTCTGTGGTACCTGAAATCAATATTGTTTCTGAAATTTAAGTTATTAATgcatagggctgtcacgattcaccgatAAACCgatatatcgcggtgcatgtcgttaAAAAAATCGCACCACCGTAcgttttttttaatctaaatattattttatgaacacaaaggttaaatacattttttgataaaattatccgTTTGGAACTGTAGAAACAGTGATTTCGATAGAGATTATGattacttctatcaagtttataaGGTTGTGTTGATTCCCTTTTGACAGGTTATACTcagacaatgtttttttttattcatattagTTTCTAGTCATATCTTAATACCAGTGTTGTCAGATTATGAGTTTAACGAAGTTGTGAAACATGTTATtttgctgttttcttcacagataaatATTCAGTTAAATATCGCCGTTGTCTAATCACTATATAttgcggtacgctcacggcgtatcgtgacagccatatgcatacattttacaCTTTGCGCTAACGACTACAGTACACAGTAAATAATATCCACTGTATGTACAATTATCCGAAATTTAAACAAGGTAGTTTTGGCTATACATATATTAGCGAAGTGCATCAATGCGAAAAGTCATGTAACGCAACACATAAGCGTACCGTAATAATcatgacattaaaataattaCGTTTCCTGATTCGAAACGCTagatattaaaacaataacacgAGTAAAGAAATTTAATGTATGGCAGCATAAAGTCCTCCATGAATGACAAGTTACCTGTCGTCCATAACATACGATGATACAAACGCAGAGCACTTGATACTACACCAGCACTCAACGAAACGCATAACTGcgggaaaactgggtttattgcatgtgcgtaaagtgttgtcccaaagtagcctgtgcagtcctcacaggcttatgagggacgacactttccattgtaaagaggagacttcctttaaaaatatgttattcatGCGGAAAATTTAGTCCCTACTAGTCTGTTCGGACTGAAATTAACGACACGTGATGCACATGCAGTAGTTCCTGTTTTCCCCCAAACAAGGCATATTTCTCTGGATACCGAGTTTAGCTGCCTGTATAAGCCCCAGATTGAGGTGTTTCGTGCCGAGCGTTGGAAGGAGCTGCTTAAGCTTCCAGACGCTGCCTTCTGTGATGCAATCTATAACACTGAAATAGTACATCTATAGAAGTGCAATCATGATACATCGACTAtatccggaatcctccgtaagatagattaATCTACAGTGTAGGTACATCGACTATCTTCGGAATCCACCGTAAGATAGATAGTGATTCATGCAATAATCGGCTGCAGATCTAGAGTGAAAGAAATGATGCAACTCGCAATTGATACATATATACAACAGAGCAGAATATTTGTTTCGAATTATGCCTATACAAATTATCTTCAAGCAATTATACACATGGCACGAATATGTAAATGCGAATgcatataataacaaataaatatttttttctcgtGGAATAAAATATGGgcaaataaatgggtaaaaatgTGGGAGAGTCATTCtttatttgctttcatttaaTTGGAGCGTCTTTCAGCCATTGATAACATATGTTaacataataaatgtaatttgaGTATGAAATGAAGATAAAGGAAGTGTATCGCACAACACGACAAACAagaacatatgagtcgcgttctgagaaaactgtgcttaatgcatgtgcgtaaagtgtcatcccagattagcctgtgcagtccacactagctaatcagggacgacactttgcgcctaaactttattttcgttaagaaggagcttccttgaaactaaaaataccataaaagcggaaagtgttatccctgattagcctgtgcggactgcacaggctaatctgggacgacacttgatgcacatgcctttagcccagttttctcagaacacgactcatattatatGGGTGTGGGGACAGAACAGCCTAGGTCGCTATCGGCAAAGTCGCTGACGACCCGATACGAAGCGAATTCATACGTCATGGTAATTATCAAAGccgtttcattatttattttcgaAATTTGATAAATGAATACTACATTTTCTGAGAGAAAAAAACCCAgaatgtttcatttacatttacagAACTTTacggagaaaaatgcaattaactATTAACGCAGGATGTTGCACTGCCACTTTATCTTGTAGATTAAATACATCCACATATTTGTATTCTTATTAAAGCTACGTAATGTGTTGGTATATTAGATAATCGGCTCTATATGATTTCCTAGTGTCAGTTTAGTGAAACATGAACCGCAACTCACTTATGATGAGTATCCTTTTCAAATTTAGCGATGACTCTTCTAAACAACCCTACAAAGCATTAATTAGATATAGTCCATATATAATACATTAAGTACAGTATACAACACGGCTGTTGCTGCATGATAATCTTCTATATCAATTGATCGGTTTCTTAAAACTTCCATGCATAATTTCTACTATAATGTTAATTTTACACAAGCATCGAAAAAACATAGCGCATTTCAAAAGAATGCCATATGTATTGCCCTGAATTCATTATGGATCTGATGGGTTAAAAGTTGCTGAAATAATCAAAATTAGCTGTATACACTTTCCACTATAGgcaatctaaaaaaaaaattgctgccTTAACTTTAAATTACAATGTGTACTTCTTCTAAAAATCAGATAAACAACCACACAATACACAATAAAGCATCTTTAGACACACCTACCTCGACATTGCACAAATATGCCTCCGCCGGGATCACATATAAGCATGTGGTTTCAAGTACGTTGTTGTAGATATATAGCGAGAAACTCTGCACTGTATAATGAATTCCACCGTCAATCTGTTGGCGATTTACAGGTAAGTTAATTATATGTACGAACGTATTGGAAATCATCATGATGAGTTGCCTTCGTTGCGCGTGCACGCAAATGTACGCATAGTTAAAGTAATGGGTAACTTGGAAAGACACAACACTTGAAACGGCGTTTACAGTGATCCCTCGGAATAAATGAGATTCTAGCGATCgaatatgttattaaattaataCGCGCTTGCATAATACTTTGAGTGTTTTCTCGTATAAGATTTGATCTTTAAAAGACCGGAATAAAGGTTGCTCTTCTTCAAATTAagcaaactgggctcaatgcatgggcgttaatgtcgtcccagattagtctgtgcagtccgcacaggtcattcagggacgatactttccgcttgtatggtatttttagtttcaagaaagtccctccttaacgaaaatcaagtttaggcggaaagtgtcgtccctgattagcctgtgcaaactgcatagtctaatctgggacggcactttacgcacatgcattattcacagttttatcagaacacgactcatttgaaaAGAAACTGCTCTTAGTTTAAATTTTCAACAATATCCGCTTGTCAAAATCATACAAGATAAAACTACTTgcattaatttttaattgataaGTTCAATAAAACACTAGGATCGACGTTacgtatttatataaaatacgcATAACAGAAAACaagcaacttaaaaaaaatcacttcatcaaattaatatttacagCATGGAGTCTACTTGGTTAGTTCGTTGAACTACATATGTCATTAACTAGAAAAATAGACAAGTTGATTGAGTTCTCCatcgctttgaaaaaaaaagatatataaaacgattcaaattttcaaaaattattCTTAGAGGGTGACATAATGGAAACAAATATCACACACTTTGAAAGTAGTAATGCCATGTAAAACAAACTGATCAAAATGGCTGATGATTACCTATAAATTAATTAGTAACTAAGCAATTAGTAAATAAAACAATACCATTTATAACACAATTTTACTTTTAGACAGTTAGTTAATTACTTTTAAGTTACGGAGTACAAGAAATTCCAACACATCTTCACACGCTATCTAACAGTGGTTGAAATGGGTTATATTCATTATCATTTGCAACAAAACAACGTTGAGGAACTCGTTAACCacacaacaatttatttttttaacgttttattttgaacttaagaacaatatttttaaatggtTATAGAAAAAAGGACAAATACATCGAAACAAAACGCAAACAACAAAGAcataataaaaaagaatgacaatgCAATTACGTTTAACAATAACGTGGCGAAAAGTTTACCTAACAAATAAGCCCACATATCTAAAATGAATAGTTATATGAATACATGCACAAATTTACATCAGTAATAATGGACGTTAAATATGCGAAAGTCCTGCATTATTTTGCTTGTTATCGGTGCATGCTTTAGCTAGATGAATTACAAACAAATTAGCAATTAGATTTTAAGCAGAAATCAGTGCATATAATTGTAGATACGTAAATAAAACTGACAAAAAGGTAACGATCAGCTAAGATTAGGCGAATGACTACAAAAAATTATAATACAGTAAAAAGACCTAAAGTAtcgaattaacccatttatgcctagcgtcctgaaaaaaggacattgcaaacagcgtagacccagatgagacgccacataatgcggcgtctcatctgggtctgcgctgtttgcttaaaagcaatatatttatgaaatattcttaatatagaaataaatatacttgacatccctaattttggaaataaattgatccaatttataagaatgggagagtccactagacctAAAGTATCGAATTAATGCAGTTGTTGATCAGCAACTAACAATTTATGCAACAACGCACAAACACGGCTTTGACTCGCGCTTTAATAAATCGTTGGATTTGGTGGCTTAAGGTGGTGTTCTAGCATCTTCAACATAACTGTGTGTCAAATGTTAAGCCCCAATCAAACAAAAACGCAACAagtaaaatacaatttacaaaaatgCTTATCTGGTGATGGTTCAATAGTATTGAACGTTTCCACAAAGCGCGCAGTAAGGTGGACTCAGTTCAAACCATGCGCATTCGAAAAGTAAAGaaattaaatgcatttcttaCAAACTTACAAATGCCTCAAATTATTTTCGATGGACTAACAGCTTTAAAGAATGTTTTAAGAACTATAAAATTCATGATAAAGCAAATTATGTCTTCTGGGATTGAAACACGATTTGCAATAAACtctttatatgtttttattcgaTTAACAATGTTCACCTTGTCAAAAAAGACATTTGATACGAATAATTCATTCAACTTAATGAATGCATCCTTTCATTGCATTATGTATTCTGAATCAATATCGATAACTCATCATATTTTTTATTCTATTATTATCAGTAACAATTGATATTTGTGTGGTTTTAGAATTGTATTTTGACGAtgaaaatttataaaatgtttgaacTTTATTTCAGATAAACATTTATAACCTATGTATATTGTTCCCTTAATCACAAAATCTTATTTCAGCTATGACAATTAGTACTTGTTTGTAGTGTGTCAGAATATCATTCCAGTTTTATTACCATTTGATAGCATGTCCTTGTTCTCAACACATAACTTTGGTATTCTGTAAATATCAGATCTTCATGTCGGCTATCAAAATGAAAccctttttgtatttgtttttacaaaacgtCTAGTCAGTAATTCCATAACAACTTTTGAATTGTGTATCTGACTGCATTTCTCGTTTAATATACCAAGTGAAACATTTGTATCGTGTCGTTTGTCttcattataataatacaatcagTTTTGCATTGTGAACTTTTCAGTTATACAACAAATAAGTCCGTTGTTGAATCATATATGAGTCTACTGCAGATAGTCTTGTGTGTATATCTTAGTACGAAGgctatttttacataaaaatacgtTAAATGGAAACACGATTTAAACGCGTCTCTGCAAATATGCTTTTGCGACCTTTGCTTTGCCAGCAAAAGAACACATGCACATAGAAACAAATATTAGTATGCGTATTTAGCATATAATATTAAGAAGAAATTGCAGTATATGTGACCAAAGTAATAACTCTTTCCTTCAAAATGTCACCGTCAACAGTGCCTGTTAAACTAATCATATTTTTTCTAACTCCTTATTCAGTGGTATGCTAAAAAGAAGGCCTGGTATTTGTACAACAAATACATCTAATTCGCCTGAGTCTACGAACTTGAAGACCACTCCCGTCTTAGATTTGACAAATCGGCTGCCATTTATGCCAAAGAATGTGCCCGGTCCTTCGATTGAAACACAGATcttatatgtttgttttgcgAGAATAGTCACGGGCGTGTACAAATAAATATCGTACAATTTCGGGTTTTTGCATTCAGATTCAAACGCAAATTTCTCACGAAGAACGTTTGCATGTTGACATGAAGAAACTTCGATTGTGCCATTGTATGATCCTATGGCTCTGTACGTACCATAGAGCTGTACACCATTCAGGATAACGCACTCAGAACACGTAAAACTTACTTCCTCTGCATACTTCAACTCGAGCGGCCCAgtgatatttttaaatctttGGATACTATGCAAACCGACAAATTTACTTCCTTGAAAGTGGTGCGTCTGTCGCAGCTTACGAAACTCTGATTCTGAAATAACAGGAATTGTTTCATATGAACATGTCGAAACAATGGGCAAACACGCCTTGTGGATGTTTTGAACCGATGCAGATCTTTTATTAATCTTTCTTGGCAAATACGTCGGGTCAATGCTATGAACAGGCGCAGAGGTAGATTTATGACAACTTAGAACTGAAGCATCTGTTGTTGGGAGTGCTTCTGATCGCTTTTTGCTGCTAAACTTCTGCGGCATCCGATGTAGTAATCCGTAGGACATGTCGTCTAAACCTTCAAGTTCTATCTTTGTGGGCATGGTATACGGGAGATTATTTCTATTTATAACTTTGATGTCTATTAA is from Dreissena polymorpha isolate Duluth1 chromosome 14, UMN_Dpol_1.0, whole genome shotgun sequence and encodes:
- the LOC127858736 gene encoding ankyrin repeat and protein kinase domain-containing protein 1-like yields the protein MSSVIDCITEGSVWKLKQLLPTLGTKHLNLGLIQAAKLGTTECCQCLIGAGAEINFVSNANYTPLTTAIKHNKPEVVRLLLSSGCSAENKGGLNSYPLHIAVQHGFEKCVNLLLEYDASVNVKDAEGNTPIVLSAINGHYGAMRSLIQAGCNINAANKHGLTALHYACHKARGFQVLLDAGADPDVRDNDNITPILMAASEGFDVVVKALVEAKCDVNIPNNSVKKTALHILSFKGHTECINALVFGGADINACDVYNRTPLWYAIQNNKVNVVRLLLKAYSHVDTFQCGATSTSYDCPARLAFHNNMFDVVKFFILTGYDHSHVREILQSNAYSDWLLSVEEFYHWSDFGTGAQTLKQLCRKWIRHHLGRQFYHHLQILPVPDIIKSYLYLEELHDH